One genomic segment of Acinetobacter oleivorans DR1 includes these proteins:
- the tolQ gene encoding protein TolQ, with protein sequence MATNIESTLHISDLILQASPVVQLVMLILLLASIFSWYLIAKLHMSYKKAHQEDEHFQKMFWSGAELNTLYNNAQLNSKRSGLEDIFYQGLSEFFKLKKRQAPVSQTIEGTERILRVGLSRDQSHLEYGLGTLASIGSVAPYIGLFGTVWGIMNAFIGLAAVDQVTLATVAPGIAEALIATAIGLFAAIPAVLAFNHFTSKSESVYSDRALFAEEMIALLQRQSVGSSQEDA encoded by the coding sequence ATGGCAACAAACATTGAATCAACCCTGCATATTTCTGACCTTATTTTACAGGCAAGTCCAGTCGTTCAGTTGGTCATGCTAATTTTATTGTTAGCATCAATCTTTAGTTGGTATCTGATTGCCAAGTTACATATGAGTTATAAAAAAGCCCATCAAGAAGATGAACATTTCCAAAAAATGTTCTGGTCGGGTGCTGAACTCAATACGCTTTACAACAATGCTCAGCTCAACTCAAAACGCTCAGGTCTTGAAGATATTTTTTATCAAGGGTTGAGTGAATTTTTTAAACTTAAAAAACGTCAGGCCCCTGTTTCACAAACGATTGAAGGAACTGAACGTATTTTACGTGTAGGTTTGAGTCGTGATCAGAGCCACCTAGAATACGGCTTAGGTACTTTAGCAAGTATTGGCTCTGTAGCTCCTTACATCGGTCTATTCGGTACCGTTTGGGGGATTATGAATGCATTTATCGGTTTAGCTGCTGTTGATCAAGTCACTTTGGCAACTGTTGCACCAGGTATTGCCGAAGCACTTATTGCAACCGCAATTGGTTTATTTGCTGCAATTCCTGCTGTATTGGCTTTTAACCACTTCACTTCTAAAAGTGAAAGTGTTTACTCTGATCGTGCTTTATTTGCTGAAGAGATGATTGCCTTATTGCAACGTCAGTCTGTGGGTTCATCACAGGAAGATGCATAA
- the ybgC gene encoding tol-pal system-associated acyl-CoA thioesterase has translation MANHFEFNIRVYIEDTDAGGIVYHANHIRYMERTRTEWLRASGVDHYWHQKDYNFVVHKIDVKYMRPILMDDLITVTARVVSCKAASFVLQQNIYRGEILLASGEVELACLSKELVARRLPEEIRDLIRKELEQD, from the coding sequence ATGGCGAATCATTTTGAATTCAACATTCGTGTTTATATTGAAGATACGGACGCAGGCGGTATTGTTTACCATGCCAACCACATTCGCTATATGGAACGTACTCGTACTGAATGGCTCCGTGCTTCTGGCGTTGATCATTACTGGCATCAAAAAGACTACAACTTTGTCGTACACAAAATTGACGTAAAATACATGCGTCCTATTTTAATGGATGATTTAATTACTGTTACAGCACGTGTAGTTTCATGTAAAGCTGCGTCATTTGTGTTGCAACAAAATATTTATCGTGGTGAAATCTTGCTTGCTTCTGGCGAGGTTGAGTTGGCATGTTTAAGCAAAGAACTTGTAGCTCGTCGTCTTCCAGAAGAAATACGTGATCTTATTCGTAAAGAATTGGAACAAGACTAA
- a CDS encoding M20 family metallopeptidase yields MYKKAALFLPLALMSQLSLADWVTDAAQQNENQIIQLRQNIHQHPELGNMEFKTSALVQKELKSYGIQVKTGYAKTGVIGILKGNKPGPIIALRADMDALPMEEKSGVPFASKQKAIYQGKETYVMHACGHDAHTAMLLGAAKILAANKDKISGTVIFVFQPAEEGGADIDNFTQGDQIGSRKMIADGAFKDYKPEAIFGMHVIAGMKSGHLYYKDGAILNSADHLRIQVNGKQVHGSTPWLGRDPIYASAQMINNLQSLISRRTDLTQGMGVVSIGNIQGGTAGNVIPEQVNMIGTIRSNNEEIRNNILKSLPVMIEHNAQANDVTAKVEIAPYAPVTMNDKTLTQLIQPTLAKVVGDSKLHVLDHNASASEDFAYYGKLMPSFFVFLGATPENQDLSQAAPNHNPYFIVDNKALKTGTELHVRFVLDYPNISKQVQTSWKPS; encoded by the coding sequence ATGTATAAGAAAGCCGCTTTATTTTTACCACTTGCCTTAATGAGTCAGCTGAGCCTAGCAGATTGGGTTACCGATGCTGCTCAACAAAATGAAAATCAGATTATTCAGCTAAGACAAAACATTCACCAACACCCTGAACTCGGCAATATGGAATTTAAAACCTCTGCCCTTGTTCAAAAAGAATTAAAGTCTTATGGCATTCAAGTCAAAACAGGCTATGCGAAAACCGGTGTAATTGGCATCTTAAAAGGTAATAAACCCGGCCCTATTATCGCACTTAGAGCGGATATGGATGCTTTACCTATGGAAGAAAAGAGTGGTGTTCCCTTTGCCAGTAAACAAAAAGCAATTTATCAAGGTAAGGAAACTTATGTGATGCATGCATGTGGACATGACGCACACACTGCAATGTTATTAGGTGCGGCAAAAATTTTGGCTGCGAATAAAGATAAAATATCGGGCACAGTTATTTTTGTTTTCCAACCTGCTGAAGAAGGTGGTGCAGATATAGATAACTTCACTCAGGGTGATCAAATCGGTTCACGAAAAATGATCGCTGATGGTGCTTTTAAAGACTACAAACCAGAAGCTATTTTTGGAATGCATGTCATTGCGGGTATGAAAAGTGGTCATCTTTATTATAAAGATGGTGCCATTTTAAATAGTGCAGACCACTTACGTATTCAGGTCAACGGCAAGCAGGTTCATGGTTCGACGCCATGGTTAGGCAGAGATCCAATTTATGCATCGGCACAAATGATTAATAATTTACAAAGTCTTATTAGCCGAAGAACAGATCTAACCCAAGGTATGGGCGTAGTCAGTATTGGCAATATTCAAGGTGGTACAGCAGGAAATGTGATTCCCGAACAAGTCAATATGATTGGCACCATTCGCTCTAATAACGAAGAAATAAGAAATAATATCTTAAAAAGTTTACCAGTCATGATAGAGCATAATGCTCAAGCCAATGATGTAACTGCTAAAGTTGAAATTGCACCTTATGCACCAGTAACCATGAATGATAAAACCCTTACTCAACTTATTCAGCCAACATTAGCCAAAGTTGTAGGAGATTCAAAACTACATGTACTTGATCACAATGCAAGCGCTAGTGAAGATTTTGCCTATTATGGCAAGTTAATGCCCTCATTTTTTGTTTTCTTAGGGGCTACACCAGAAAATCAAGACTTAAGCCAGGCTGCACCGAATCATAATCCCTATTTTATTGTAGATAACAAGGCCTTAAAAACTGGAACCGAGCTACATGTAAGGTTCGTATTAGATTATCCGAATATATCAAAACAAGTCCAAACTTCATGGAAGCCCTCTTAA
- the ruvB gene encoding Holliday junction branch migration DNA helicase RuvB → MQDRLISGAEKPEDHFDRAIRPTSLADYIGQPVVREQMEIFIGAARGRGEALDHTLIFGPPGLGKTTLANIIAREMGGNLKSTSGPVLERAGDLAAMLTNLEEGDVLFIDEIHRLSPVIEEILYPAMEDYQLDIMIGEGPAARSIKLDLPPFTLVAATTRAGLLTSPLRDRFGIVQRLEFYSVEDLTHIVSRSANLMNVPITVEGAEEVARRARGTPRIANRLLRRVRDYAQVKGTGEVTHEMAQRALDMLNVDKAGLDTLDRRYLSMLLERFDGGPAGVEALAAAMAEDSGTLEDVIEPYLIQQGYVMRTARGRIATNQSYLQFGMTPPEPKN, encoded by the coding sequence ATGCAAGACCGTTTAATCAGTGGAGCAGAAAAACCAGAAGATCATTTTGATCGGGCGATTCGACCAACTTCACTTGCCGACTATATTGGGCAACCTGTAGTACGCGAACAAATGGAAATTTTCATTGGCGCTGCTCGCGGTCGTGGTGAAGCACTCGATCACACGCTGATTTTTGGTCCACCCGGCTTGGGTAAAACCACACTTGCCAACATTATTGCGCGTGAAATGGGCGGTAATCTTAAATCTACTTCGGGGCCAGTTTTGGAGCGTGCGGGTGACTTAGCTGCAATGCTTACCAACCTTGAAGAAGGCGATGTCTTGTTCATTGACGAAATTCACCGCCTTTCTCCAGTGATTGAAGAAATTCTTTATCCAGCGATGGAAGACTACCAATTAGATATTATGATTGGTGAAGGGCCTGCTGCTCGTTCAATTAAACTCGATTTACCCCCGTTTACACTGGTCGCGGCTACAACACGTGCAGGTTTGCTCACCTCACCTCTACGTGACCGTTTCGGTATTGTGCAACGTCTTGAGTTTTACTCTGTAGAAGACCTCACTCATATTGTGTCACGCTCTGCAAACTTGATGAATGTACCCATTACTGTTGAGGGCGCAGAAGAAGTTGCACGCCGTGCACGTGGTACACCACGTATTGCCAATCGTTTATTACGACGTGTTCGTGACTATGCCCAAGTAAAAGGCACAGGCGAAGTGACCCATGAAATGGCACAGCGTGCGCTTGATATGCTCAATGTTGATAAAGCTGGCTTAGACACCCTAGATCGCCGTTATTTGAGCATGCTGCTAGAGCGTTTTGATGGCGGCCCTGCTGGAGTCGAAGCGCTTGCAGCAGCAATGGCTGAAGATAGCGGCACACTTGAAGATGTGATTGAACCGTATTTAATTCAACAAGGTTATGTGATGCGTACCGCGCGAGGTCGCATTGCAACAAACCAATCTTATTTACAGTTTGGAATGACACCACCTGAGCCTAAAAACTAA
- the ruvA gene encoding Holliday junction branch migration protein RuvA, translating into MIGCLIGEVFALEAPTVLLNVNGVGYEIDTPLSTFCQLQKGQKVTLWTHLVVREDAQQLYGFSDAQEKIIFRTLLKVNGVGPKMALGILSTLSVELLVHTIEHDDINTLIKVPGVGKKTAERLMIELRDRFKTLAQGTSSTTTLPQIQFAANSPVAEAEAALQSLGYKPLEAQKAVAAVKADYTESADIIRAALKSMMK; encoded by the coding sequence ATGATCGGATGTTTAATTGGCGAAGTGTTTGCCCTAGAAGCCCCTACTGTCTTACTGAATGTAAATGGTGTGGGTTATGAAATTGATACGCCACTTTCAACATTTTGCCAATTACAAAAAGGCCAAAAAGTTACGTTATGGACGCATTTGGTTGTCCGCGAAGATGCTCAACAGCTTTACGGTTTCAGTGATGCTCAAGAAAAAATAATTTTCCGCACCTTATTAAAAGTAAATGGTGTCGGCCCGAAAATGGCATTAGGGATTCTATCGACGTTAAGTGTTGAGTTACTAGTGCACACGATTGAACATGACGACATCAACACGTTAATAAAAGTCCCAGGCGTTGGCAAAAAAACAGCCGAGCGTTTAATGATTGAACTTCGTGACCGTTTCAAAACACTGGCTCAAGGAACTTCTTCTACGACTACCCTGCCTCAAATTCAGTTTGCTGCAAACTCTCCTGTGGCAGAAGCAGAAGCAGCTTTGCAATCTTTAGGTTACAAGCCACTTGAGGCACAAAAAGCTGTTGCTGCTGTTAAAGCCGATTACACCGAATCAGCCGATATTATTCGCGCTGCTCTAAAATCAATGATGAAGTAA
- a CDS encoding deoxyguanosinetriphosphate triphosphohydrolase, with protein sequence MEQMRWLELLSAVRLGSKKSSTELARSPFHKDYDRIIFSQSFRQLNRKTQVHPLAQHDGIHTRLTHSLEVSCIGRSMGMLAAEKIKNELPVWISPADVGAIIQAACLAHDIGNPPFGHAGEYAIREWFDDASHDDFLKKLSPEEEADVRQFEGNAQGLRLLSRIDYHPNDGGMRLTYATLGAYLKYPWLSKTIASQGDRPSHQRAKFGCYQSEKEILKQIAEQLGLIQLGEYHYCRHPLTYLLEAADDICYALIDLEDGIILNMLSYQEVEPIFLNLIADYGQPEELSHPNSTWQQKISALRGRVMKRLVDEVTTAFAKHHYEIITGQLKGNLLQYCSPDIAIGIETAKNLARDKIFEHPQKSGLEIIAHQSLQTILDAFVPLTTPHKSLSFKEQRLMSILNLYGANFSNNHYSNIMQVLDIISKFSDHQAYSLAQELQGNKIGLF encoded by the coding sequence ATGGAACAAATGCGTTGGTTAGAGCTGCTTTCTGCAGTTCGTTTAGGTAGTAAAAAAAGCAGTACAGAACTGGCTCGTAGCCCATTCCATAAAGATTATGACCGTATTATATTTTCTCAAAGTTTTCGTCAGCTAAACCGTAAGACGCAAGTTCACCCACTCGCACAGCATGATGGCATTCATACCCGTTTAACTCACTCACTTGAAGTTTCCTGTATTGGCCGCTCAATGGGTATGCTTGCTGCAGAAAAAATAAAAAATGAATTACCCGTCTGGATTTCCCCTGCCGATGTCGGCGCAATTATTCAAGCAGCCTGTCTTGCCCACGACATTGGAAACCCACCTTTCGGGCATGCGGGTGAATATGCGATTCGCGAATGGTTTGACGATGCTTCACATGATGATTTTTTGAAGAAATTAAGTCCTGAAGAGGAAGCAGATGTTCGCCAGTTTGAAGGTAATGCTCAAGGATTACGTTTATTAAGTCGCATTGACTATCATCCAAATGATGGAGGAATGCGCTTAACCTATGCAACCCTAGGTGCTTATTTAAAGTATCCATGGCTTTCAAAAACGATTGCGTCACAAGGTGATCGCCCTTCTCATCAACGAGCAAAGTTTGGTTGTTATCAATCTGAAAAAGAAATTTTAAAACAGATTGCAGAACAACTCGGACTTATTCAATTAGGTGAATACCATTATTGCCGTCACCCGCTCACCTATTTGTTAGAAGCTGCGGATGACATTTGCTATGCCTTAATTGACTTAGAAGATGGCATTATCTTAAATATGCTGAGTTACCAAGAAGTTGAGCCAATTTTCTTAAACCTTATTGCCGACTATGGTCAGCCTGAAGAATTGTCACATCCAAATAGTACATGGCAACAAAAGATTTCGGCATTACGTGGTCGTGTCATGAAACGGCTTGTAGATGAAGTCACTACAGCCTTTGCTAAACATCATTATGAAATCATTACAGGTCAGCTTAAAGGTAACCTTTTACAATATTGCTCACCTGATATTGCTATTGGTATCGAAACAGCCAAAAATCTGGCGCGTGATAAAATTTTTGAGCATCCACAAAAGTCTGGCTTAGAAATTATTGCGCATCAAAGTTTACAAACAATTTTGGATGCATTTGTACCGCTGACCACACCACATAAATCTTTAAGCTTTAAAGAACAACGTTTAATGTCTATCCTTAATCTGTATGGTGCTAACTTTAGCAATAATCATTACAGCAATATTATGCAAGTACTCGATATTATCAGTAAGTTTTCAGATCATCAGGCTTATAGCTTGGCTCAAGAGCTACAAGGTAATAAAATTGGTTTGTTTTAA
- the purL gene encoding phosphoribosylformylglycinamidine synthase: protein MFIVAGAAAHSSFKKAQLLTRLSSISSVQSFDSQWVYLFDQALNEQQHQSALQLLNDGESFELRQSASDEIQILVTPRVGTISPWSSKATDIFKNCNTPVHRLERGLLFTLKGVTEITNEVKQVLHDRMTETVFAQIDDAKALFSETAPKPLNSIDILGQGKEALVKANNEFGFALSEQEIDYLTEAFGKLGRNPNDIELMMFAQANSEHCRHKIFGSEWTIDGEKQPLSLFQMIKNTYKESPTDVLSAYKDNASVIVGYDTMRFYPKADENGHFVYKYKSQAAHILMKVETHNHPTAISPFAGAATGSGGEIRDEGATGRGGKPKAGLTGFTVSNLNIPGFEQPWEENYGKPSRMASPLQIMIEGPLGGAAFNNEFGRPALNGYFRTFEQNVNGEVKGFHKPIMIAGGYGNIRPDHVEKDAIQPGDLLIVLGGPAMLIGLGGGAASSVDSGTMGESLDFASVQRENPEMERRCQEVIDTCWRLEDFNPIVSVHDVGAGGLSNAMPELVNDHELGAVLDLRKIPSLEPGMSPMEIWSNEAQERYVLAIRPESLEQFEAICARERCPFAVLGEATEARHLTVEDPLFQNDAVDMPMQVMLGGTPRMQRSYETIERSGDDFDASKVDLKDAIFRVLKNPTVASKSFLITIGDRSITGMVARDQMVGRWQVPVADAAVTTTSLQGFTGEAMAMGERPPVALLNPAASARLAVAEAITNIACANIEQISDIKLSANWMAAAGQKGEDQALFEGVKAIGMEMCPALGIAIPVGKDSLSMRTTWNDNGEDKAVTSPMTGVITAFAPVTDVRKTLTPELKNLEDSVLVRIDLSKGQFRLGGSILAQVYKAIGSITPDVDSFDDFKAFFALIQDWNNRGLIQAYHDIGDGGLLASVAEMMFAARLGVALENQTTAGLFAEEIGTVLQIKATDWEALQAEIAASSLKDAIAVVGRVNNSDQLSVNGLTLDRAELQQAWSEVSHQIQRLRDNVETADQEFSLITDNTHQGLIAKPTFDLNEPIEAPFINTRRPNMAILREQGVNGHIEMAAAFDKVGFNTIDVHMSDLLAGRVSLSDFEGLVTCGGFSYGDVMGAGGGWAKSVLFNAKLRDQFEQFFHREETFSLGICNGCQMLSQLAPLIPGAEHWPRFHRNMSEVFEARSVNVRVEKSVSVLLDGMEGSILPIAVAHGEGRAVASEANIASLNASNQVALRYVDSHGNPTQHYPLNPNGSPEAITGVTSKDGRATIMMPHPERTFRAIQHSWSPEEWTEDGAWLRMFRNARKFIG from the coding sequence ATGTTTATCGTGGCCGGTGCAGCAGCACATTCTTCTTTTAAGAAAGCTCAACTATTAACACGTTTATCGTCAATTAGTTCTGTTCAATCTTTTGACAGCCAATGGGTCTATTTGTTTGATCAAGCGCTCAACGAGCAGCAACATCAATCTGCTTTGCAATTATTGAATGACGGTGAGTCTTTTGAACTTCGTCAATCTGCAAGTGATGAGATTCAGATTTTAGTTACACCACGTGTGGGTACTATTTCACCTTGGTCTTCTAAAGCAACTGATATTTTCAAAAACTGTAATACACCAGTACACCGTTTAGAACGTGGTCTTTTATTCACGTTAAAAGGTGTTACTGAAATTACGAATGAAGTTAAACAAGTACTTCATGACCGTATGACAGAAACAGTTTTTGCTCAAATTGATGATGCAAAAGCATTATTTTCAGAAACAGCTCCAAAACCATTAAATTCAATTGATATCTTGGGCCAAGGCAAAGAAGCTTTGGTTAAAGCTAACAATGAGTTTGGTTTTGCGTTATCTGAACAAGAAATTGATTACTTAACTGAAGCATTCGGTAAGCTTGGTCGTAATCCGAATGACATCGAGTTGATGATGTTTGCACAAGCAAACTCTGAGCACTGTCGTCATAAAATCTTTGGATCTGAATGGACAATTGATGGTGAAAAACAACCATTATCATTGTTCCAGATGATTAAAAACACTTATAAAGAATCTCCAACTGATGTGTTATCGGCATATAAAGATAATGCTTCAGTAATTGTGGGGTATGACACGATGCGTTTTTATCCGAAAGCGGATGAAAATGGTCACTTTGTTTATAAATATAAGAGCCAAGCTGCTCATATTTTAATGAAGGTTGAAACTCATAACCATCCAACAGCAATTTCTCCATTTGCTGGTGCTGCAACTGGTTCAGGCGGTGAAATCCGTGATGAAGGTGCAACAGGTCGTGGTGGTAAACCAAAAGCTGGTTTAACAGGTTTCACAGTTTCGAACTTAAACATTCCTGGTTTTGAACAACCTTGGGAAGAAAACTACGGTAAACCTTCACGTATGGCTTCGCCATTACAAATCATGATTGAAGGTCCATTAGGCGGCGCGGCATTTAACAATGAATTCGGTCGTCCTGCGTTAAATGGTTATTTCCGTACTTTCGAACAGAATGTAAATGGTGAAGTGAAAGGCTTCCACAAGCCAATCATGATTGCTGGTGGTTACGGTAATATCCGTCCTGACCATGTAGAAAAAGATGCGATTCAACCAGGTGACTTGCTCATTGTATTGGGTGGCCCTGCAATGTTAATCGGTCTTGGTGGCGGTGCAGCATCTTCTGTAGATAGCGGTACAATGGGTGAAAGCCTTGATTTCGCTTCTGTACAACGTGAAAACCCAGAAATGGAGCGTCGTTGTCAAGAAGTAATCGATACTTGCTGGCGTTTAGAAGACTTCAACCCAATCGTTTCTGTACACGACGTTGGCGCGGGCGGTCTATCAAATGCTATGCCCGAACTTGTGAATGATCATGAGTTAGGTGCAGTTCTTGACCTTCGTAAGATTCCTTCATTAGAACCGGGCATGAGCCCAATGGAAATCTGGTCAAATGAAGCACAAGAGCGTTATGTTCTTGCTATTCGTCCAGAATCTTTAGAGCAGTTCGAAGCAATCTGTGCACGTGAACGTTGTCCGTTTGCTGTGTTAGGTGAAGCAACTGAAGCACGTCACTTAACAGTTGAAGATCCGTTGTTCCAAAATGATGCTGTTGATATGCCAATGCAGGTAATGCTTGGTGGTACGCCACGCATGCAACGTTCTTATGAAACTATTGAACGTAGTGGCGATGATTTTGACGCTTCAAAAGTTGATTTGAAAGATGCGATTTTCCGCGTATTGAAAAACCCTACAGTTGCGTCTAAGTCATTCTTAATCACAATTGGTGACCGTTCAATTACAGGTATGGTTGCTCGTGATCAAATGGTCGGTCGTTGGCAGGTTCCTGTTGCGGATGCAGCAGTAACGACAACAAGTTTACAAGGTTTCACTGGTGAAGCAATGGCAATGGGCGAACGTCCACCAGTTGCATTGTTAAATCCAGCAGCATCTGCTCGTTTGGCAGTTGCTGAAGCAATTACCAATATTGCATGTGCAAACATTGAACAAATTAGCGATATCAAACTTTCTGCAAACTGGATGGCTGCTGCTGGTCAAAAAGGTGAAGACCAAGCATTGTTTGAAGGCGTGAAAGCGATTGGTATGGAAATGTGTCCTGCTTTAGGAATTGCGATTCCAGTAGGTAAAGACTCACTTTCAATGCGTACGACTTGGAATGACAACGGTGAAGATAAAGCCGTAACTTCTCCAATGACGGGTGTAATTACTGCATTCGCTCCAGTAACTGATGTTCGTAAGACCTTAACACCTGAACTTAAAAATTTAGAAGATTCAGTACTTGTACGTATTGATTTATCTAAAGGTCAGTTCCGTTTAGGTGGTTCGATTCTTGCTCAAGTATATAAAGCAATCGGTTCAATCACTCCAGATGTTGATAGTTTTGATGATTTCAAAGCGTTCTTCGCTTTAATCCAAGACTGGAACAATCGTGGTTTGATTCAAGCTTACCATGACATCGGCGATGGTGGTTTATTAGCTTCTGTAGCTGAAATGATGTTTGCTGCACGTTTAGGTGTTGCGTTAGAAAACCAGACTACTGCGGGCTTATTTGCAGAAGAAATTGGTACAGTACTTCAAATCAAAGCAACTGATTGGGAAGCTTTACAAGCAGAAATCGCAGCTTCTAGCTTAAAAGATGCAATTGCTGTAGTTGGTCGTGTAAATAACTCAGATCAATTATCTGTAAATGGTTTAACTTTAGATCGTGCTGAATTACAACAAGCTTGGTCTGAGGTATCTCATCAGATCCAGCGTTTACGTGATAACGTAGAAACTGCTGATCAGGAATTTTCATTAATTACTGATAATACGCATCAAGGTTTGATTGCTAAACCAACATTCGACTTGAATGAACCTATTGAAGCGCCGTTCATTAATACACGTCGTCCTAATATGGCAATCTTGCGTGAGCAAGGTGTAAATGGTCATATTGAAATGGCAGCAGCTTTTGACAAAGTTGGCTTTAATACGATTGACGTACACATGAGCGATTTACTTGCTGGTCGTGTAAGCCTAAGTGATTTCGAAGGTTTAGTGACTTGTGGTGGTTTCTCTTACGGTGACGTAATGGGCGCAGGTGGTGGTTGGGCAAAATCAGTATTGTTCAATGCTAAATTACGTGATCAGTTTGAACAGTTCTTCCATCGTGAAGAAACATTCAGCTTAGGTATCTGTAATGGTTGCCAAATGTTGTCACAATTGGCACCACTTATTCCGGGTGCTGAACACTGGCCACGTTTCCACCGCAATATGTCAGAAGTTTTTGAAGCTCGTAGCGTAAACGTTCGTGTTGAAAAATCTGTTTCTGTATTGCTTGATGGTATGGAAGGTTCAATCTTACCGATTGCTGTAGCACATGGTGAAGGTCGTGCTGTTGCAAGTGAAGCTAACATTGCAAGCTTAAACGCATCTAACCAAGTTGCATTGCGTTATGTTGATAGCCACGGTAACCCGACTCAACATTATCCATTGAACCCGAATGGCTCACCTGAAGCGATTACTGGTGTTACTTCTAAAGATGGTCGTGCAACGATTATGATGCCGCACCCTGAGCGTACTTTCCGTGCAATTCAACACTCTTGGAGTCCAGAAGAGTGGACTGAAGATGGTGCATGGTTACGTATGTTCCGTAACGCACGTAAGTTTATTGGTTAA
- a CDS encoding multidrug effflux MFS transporter, translated as MKSKIHFREFALLMALLMSIVSFSIDAVLPALGEIGRIFELKNNNQSQWVIIGIFSGMTIGQLIAGPLSDAIGRKRILFTGIIIYFLGSLLCFTTQSFEWFLVGRFIQGIGVSGPYVATISIVRDKYSGAQMARIMSLIMMVFMVAPAVAPSLGQLIIHFFGWREIFVLYMVYATVIGAWIALRLEETLLPENRLPMRLQAFQEGFKEVVSNKTTMSYLLCAGFCFGGFIGYLGTSQQIFMQQFGKTGQEFSAYFAVLAGVMGIASFTNSKIVMKFGMRPICIYGFLGLCLISLIFLGIQLLGVAVSFWMFMLYACILFLLFGTLFGNLNAIAMEPMGHVAGMASAIIGAASSVLSLILASIIGQLYNGTLIPMTCGFVILCGLAFAMTIYENRYLKKSDA; from the coding sequence ATGAAATCAAAAATCCATTTCCGTGAATTTGCATTGCTTATGGCATTGCTCATGTCGATTGTTTCTTTTTCGATAGATGCAGTTTTGCCTGCGCTAGGCGAGATTGGACGTATTTTTGAATTAAAAAATAATAATCAGTCGCAATGGGTCATCATTGGTATCTTTTCTGGCATGACCATTGGGCAGCTCATTGCGGGGCCTTTATCCGATGCGATTGGGCGTAAACGCATTTTATTCACAGGAATTATTATTTATTTTCTGGGAAGTTTATTGTGCTTTACAACGCAAAGTTTTGAGTGGTTTTTAGTTGGGCGCTTTATTCAAGGTATTGGTGTTTCAGGGCCTTATGTTGCTACGATTTCAATTGTTAGAGATAAATACAGCGGAGCTCAAATGGCTCGCATCATGTCTTTAATCATGATGGTATTCATGGTGGCTCCAGCAGTTGCTCCGAGTCTAGGACAACTCATTATTCATTTTTTTGGTTGGCGTGAGATCTTTGTTTTATATATGGTTTATGCCACAGTGATTGGAGCATGGATTGCTTTACGATTAGAAGAAACATTACTTCCTGAAAATCGTTTACCTATGCGGTTGCAAGCATTTCAAGAGGGCTTTAAAGAAGTTGTAAGTAATAAAACCACTATGAGCTATTTGCTATGTGCAGGCTTTTGCTTTGGTGGATTCATTGGTTATTTGGGAACTTCTCAACAAATCTTTATGCAGCAGTTTGGTAAAACAGGACAAGAGTTTAGTGCTTATTTTGCTGTGCTTGCTGGTGTGATGGGAATCGCCTCATTTACAAACTCTAAAATTGTTATGAAGTTTGGTATGCGTCCAATCTGTATTTATGGCTTTTTAGGTTTGTGCTTAATTTCTTTAATTTTCTTGGGAATTCAGCTTTTAGGCGTGGCTGTATCATTCTGGATGTTTATGCTTTATGCCTGTATTTTATTTTTATTATTTGGAACTCTATTTGGTAATTTAAACGCGATTGCGATGGAACCAATGGGGCATGTCGCTGGAATGGCATCGGCTATTATTGGTGCAGCTTCCTCTGTCTTGTCACTTATTCTTGCCTCAATTATTGGGCAATTATATAACGGTACATTAATTCCAATGACTTGTGGTTTTGTCATTTTGTGTGGTTTGGCTTTCGCTATGACAATATATGAGAATAGATATTTAAAGAAATCGGATGCTTAA
- a CDS encoding KGW motif small protein, translating into MMKNENHIKTFYKKDKGWRLFGLALAIQILFIGANYLVMMS; encoded by the coding sequence ATGATGAAAAATGAAAATCATATAAAAACGTTTTATAAAAAAGATAAGGGCTGGCGTTTATTTGGCTTAGCACTTGCGATTCAAATCCTCTTTATTGGAGCAAATTATTTGGTAATGATGAGCTGA